A window of the Oscillospiraceae bacterium genome harbors these coding sequences:
- a CDS encoding FtsX-like permease family protein codes for VDINDPYWFMDMNTYDQDIFMDYDTMVSDFSDNGYISEANWYKAYDYTKIKISDVRDIIKTLDTQTQQYIDMGGTLRFNMPTIEHMKQYLPREASLQITLWVLILPIMVLLCFYIFMVSRMKLESEANEISVLKSRGASRMQIFNGYIMEWGILAGLSMIFGPLLGYLSCYILGSSNGFLDFVVRKALPVSIDWKAFLYALAAMVLFAIAMLIPAFSASKLSIVEHKQISARSSKKPLWQKLGLDFILCAVSIYGLVRYKDILSNLTTKGTTVASMGVDPLMFVITSAFMLGIGLLFLRFYPYIVQFLFYLGKKKWTPPFYSSFIRIGRSGSKEIFVMLFIIYSIAVGIFSANSARTINNNLVDRYEYLNGADVVADIDMKALKPPLNLDALVNDNDCVEAAAEVINIPQDSNDFVLKLGNQKQNPFNLMGIEPYSFGTATTLRSDLLPYHINEYLNIINGAQTAVLLSSDYAANIAVGDSVTLEGPNGASISCIVYGFVDYWPGYKKTVYNEGVAENKSLVVVNSSLLKLHFSDSYQNYVQIWMARKDGSTIEDFTKAMGKSIPYQADIETQAAIGMGRLTLDYGSLAVKDLNFSSQKVVKVKNDPTIQGFNGMLSLVFLITMGITTVGFLIYWILSLRSRTLQFGIYRAIGMSQNSVMAMIGVEQILVSLMSILFGLLLGDVTSLLFIRLFEMVYTAEERVIPFQVFHQMSDYLKVYLVIGIMIAIGVGVLVRVISSIKIDQALKLGED; via the coding sequence GTTGATATCAATGATCCTTATTGGTTTATGGACATGAATACTTATGACCAGGATATCTTTATGGATTATGATACCATGGTCTCTGACTTTTCCGACAACGGTTATATTTCTGAAGCCAACTGGTATAAGGCATATGACTACACTAAAATAAAGATTTCTGACGTTCGGGACATCATCAAAACCCTCGATACGCAGACCCAGCAGTATATCGATATGGGCGGCACTCTTCGTTTTAATATGCCCACAATCGAACACATGAAGCAATATCTCCCACGCGAAGCAAGCCTTCAAATCACTCTCTGGGTTTTAATTCTTCCGATCATGGTATTGCTTTGTTTCTATATCTTTATGGTCTCAAGGATGAAACTTGAGAGCGAAGCCAACGAAATCTCAGTACTTAAAAGCCGTGGGGCAAGCAGAATGCAGATTTTCAACGGGTACATCATGGAATGGGGGATACTAGCGGGCCTATCCATGATATTCGGTCCGCTGCTCGGTTATTTAAGCTGTTATATCTTGGGTTCGTCAAATGGATTTTTGGATTTCGTCGTCCGGAAAGCGCTTCCGGTGTCCATCGACTGGAAGGCCTTTCTCTACGCACTCGCCGCGATGGTATTGTTTGCAATCGCCATGCTGATCCCCGCTTTCTCCGCTTCAAAGCTCAGCATCGTTGAACACAAGCAGATCTCAGCACGTTCTTCCAAAAAGCCTCTCTGGCAAAAACTCGGTCTTGATTTCATCTTATGCGCCGTATCGATTTACGGTCTTGTCAGATATAAAGATATCTTGAGCAATTTGACCACAAAAGGTACGACAGTGGCCTCAATGGGCGTCGATCCGCTGATGTTCGTCATCACTTCGGCTTTTATGCTTGGCATCGGTCTCTTATTCCTGAGATTTTATCCGTATATTGTTCAATTCTTATTTTACTTGGGAAAGAAAAAATGGACTCCTCCGTTTTATTCCTCCTTCATCCGAATCGGAAGATCGGGCAGCAAAGAAATCTTCGTCATGCTGTTTATTATCTATTCAATTGCGGTCGGCATCTTTTCCGCGAATTCCGCAAGGACAATCAACAATAATCTTGTAGATCGGTATGAGTATCTCAACGGTGCGGATGTGGTTGCGGATATTGATATGAAAGCATTGAAACCCCCGCTTAACTTAGACGCATTGGTCAATGACAATGACTGCGTGGAAGCTGCCGCGGAAGTCATTAATATCCCTCAGGATTCAAATGATTTCGTTCTCAAACTCGGCAACCAGAAACAGAATCCTTTTAATTTGATGGGAATCGAACCATACTCGTTCGGCACAGCTACTACACTGCGTTCTGATTTGTTGCCCTACCATATCAATGAATACCTGAATATCATTAATGGTGCTCAAACCGCGGTTCTGTTATCATCCGATTATGCCGCAAATATCGCCGTGGGTGACTCCGTCACTTTAGAAGGTCCTAACGGCGCTTCGATATCCTGTATCGTTTATGGCTTCGTCGATTACTGGCCGGGTTACAAAAAAACTGTCTACAACGAGGGTGTTGCGGAAAACAAATCGCTTGTTGTCGTAAACTCTTCTCTGTTGAAGCTTCATTTTTCTGATAGTTATCAGAATTATGTTCAGATTTGGATGGCGCGTAAGGACGGTTCTACCATTGAGGATTTTACAAAAGCAATGGGCAAGTCGATTCCGTATCAAGCTGATATCGAAACTCAAGCTGCTATCGGAATGGGCAGACTCACGCTGGATTATGGCTCACTTGCTGTAAAAGACCTGAATTTTTCTTCACAGAAAGTCGTCAAAGTTAAAAATGATCCGACGATTCAAGGTTTTAACGGGATGCTCTCGCTGGTATTTCTGATCACGATGGGCATAACTACCGTAGGTTTCCTGATTTACTGGATTCTCTCGCTGAGAAGCCGTACTCTGCAGTTCGGCATCTACCGCGCAATCGGTATGTCCCAGAACAGCGTCATGGCTATGATCGGAGTTGAACAGATACTCGTTTCTCTGATGTCTATTCTGTTTGGGCTGCTTCTTGGTGATGTGACGAGCTTATTGTTCATCCGTCTGTTTGAAATGGTCTATACAGCGGAAGAACGAGTCATTCCGTTCCAGGTCTTCCATCAGATGTCCGATTATCTAAAAGTCTATCTGGTAATCGGTATTATGATCGCTATCGGCGTCGGTGTTTTGGTCCGGGTTATTTCGTCTATCAAGATCGATCAGGCGCTCAAACTTGGCGAAGATTGA
- a CDS encoding ABC transporter ATP-binding protein translates to MNDLILKSTEIVRDFDTSGGVVHVLKGISVEIPVGRLTIFRGRSGSGKTTLINMLGALDYPTSGKIWFQDKEITSLSALEQDKLRRNDYGFIFQSTALVGIMTAYENVEFALRVSGMADPAERRERAMHCLGLVDLGKRANHMPGEMSGGEQQRVAIARAIAHRPKVVYADEPTAALDTQMGLQVMSVFKLLIEREGVTIVMTTHDPNMMEVADKVYTLEDGVIIDEKVNY, encoded by the coding sequence ATGAACGATCTGATTTTAAAATCCACCGAAATTGTCCGCGATTTCGATACATCCGGCGGCGTCGTCCATGTTCTGAAAGGAATTTCTGTTGAAATCCCCGTTGGGAGACTTACGATTTTCCGCGGCCGTTCCGGCTCGGGCAAAACCACGCTGATCAATATGCTCGGTGCACTGGATTACCCGACTTCGGGCAAGATTTGGTTTCAAGACAAAGAAATTACCTCTCTTTCTGCATTGGAACAAGATAAACTCCGCCGCAACGATTACGGATTTATATTTCAGTCCACAGCACTTGTCGGTATTATGACTGCTTATGAAAACGTTGAATTCGCACTTCGCGTATCGGGTATGGCAGATCCTGCGGAACGCAGAGAACGTGCGATGCACTGCCTTGGATTGGTCGATCTCGGTAAGCGCGCGAATCATATGCCCGGCGAGATGTCCGGCGGCGAACAACAGCGTGTCGCGATCGCACGGGCAATCGCACATAGGCCGAAAGTCGTTTATGCAGATGAGCCGACCGCGGCGCTGGATACTCAGATGGGACTCCAGGTGATGAGTGTTTTCAAACTTTTGATAGAACGCGAAGGCGTCACGATTGTCATGACGACCCATGACCCCAATATGATGGAAGTTGCCGATAAGGTCTATACTTTAGAGGACGGTGTTATTATCGATGAAAAAGTCAACTACTGA
- a CDS encoding ATP-binding cassette domain-containing protein, which yields MKKSTTDELNNTVHGEQLYQAVESVELSAGIPSEISAEKPEPMVYCENLVKIFKTGEIEVIALQGLDLTIEKGELTAIIGNSGSGKSTLLNLLGGLDRPSAGILRVNGQNMLKFTEQQMVEYKRHTVGFVWQNNARNLIPYLTAQQNIELPLSIVNPYMPRQKRIDRSKELLDMVGLSHRLGNRLSQLSGGEQQRVAIALALANNPALLLADEPTGAVDTATVGMILDIFNRLNRELGLTIIIVTHDRQLSRKVNRVVAIRDGRTSSEFIRYNYADEIAANTKRLENTNLNFNIESHEEFVVLDRTGRLQIPKEYLERLNLKGGNKLKMSMTDDTIILERPKDKQEEQDPKEKGSSEKA from the coding sequence ATGAAAAAGTCAACTACTGATGAATTGAATAACACGGTTCATGGTGAACAATTGTATCAGGCTGTCGAATCTGTTGAGCTCTCTGCCGGAATTCCTTCGGAAATTTCGGCAGAAAAGCCGGAACCGATGGTTTATTGTGAAAACTTAGTTAAAATCTTCAAAACCGGAGAAATTGAAGTCATTGCTCTTCAAGGATTGGATCTGACTATTGAAAAAGGTGAATTGACGGCAATCATCGGAAACTCAGGTTCCGGTAAATCTACCCTTTTGAATCTGCTCGGCGGTCTTGATCGCCCCTCCGCAGGCATTCTGAGGGTAAACGGGCAAAACATGCTAAAATTCACCGAACAGCAGATGGTGGAATATAAACGCCATACCGTCGGTTTTGTTTGGCAGAACAACGCAAGAAATTTGATTCCCTATCTCACCGCACAGCAGAATATCGAGCTGCCGTTGTCAATTGTAAACCCGTACATGCCGCGTCAAAAACGTATTGACCGTTCAAAAGAACTTTTGGATATGGTCGGACTTTCCCACCGACTCGGCAATCGGCTCAGCCAGCTGTCCGGCGGTGAGCAGCAGCGTGTCGCGATTGCTTTGGCGCTGGCCAACAATCCCGCGCTATTGTTGGCCGACGAGCCGACCGGCGCTGTTGATACAGCAACCGTAGGTATGATTCTCGATATTTTCAATCGTCTCAACCGCGAACTCGGTTTGACCATCATCATCGTCACCCATGACCGGCAGCTTTCCCGAAAGGTCAACCGCGTTGTCGCAATCCGTGACGGAAGAACCAGCAGTGAATTTATCCGTTATAATTATGCGGATGAGATCGCAGCCAACACGAAACGCCTTGAAAACACGAATCTGAATTTTAATATCGAATCACACGAGGAATTTGTGGTTTTGGACCGCACCGGCCGTCTTCAAATTCCGAAAGAATATTTGGAACGGCTGAACTTAAAAGGCGGAAACAAGTTGAAAATGAGCATGACAGATGATACAATAATTTTGGAACGCCCGAAGGACAAACAGGAAGAACAGGATCCTAAGGAAAAAGGCAGTTCCGAAAAAGCATAA
- a CDS encoding class B sortase: MRKFTKAVFLFFLTALMIVSSLIGCAEPTPASSETSGTVSSGISITVPGDTKSTVVTGNPPALNIKTEYTTSELEGYHAINGDFLGIFEIPGINLKELVVEAPDNDYYMRKDLQGNYRHEGILFFDYRCLPNDFFGDNSILYGHNIGKSRYSDKMFGKLVKYREGDTYLKANIFKFTAYNGYTYYFQLFTGYDTSPSSNGDPYFCVTLNFNQDKTFHFTDMRRYQQFTGFIKAAFERSDFQTPNLEVGFYDKILTLITCVYDQDNWRYTLQAKMMHTDEVAAYLAAHPEMAKPGEIIGNPEPF, translated from the coding sequence TTGAGAAAATTCACAAAGGCCGTTTTTCTGTTTTTCTTAACAGCGCTGATGATTGTTTCATCGCTTATCGGCTGCGCGGAACCAACACCCGCTTCTTCCGAAACCTCCGGTACGGTTTCATCGGGAATTTCCATCACGGTACCGGGCGACACCAAGAGCACTGTCGTCACCGGAAATCCGCCTGCCCTCAATATCAAAACCGAATATACCACCAGCGAGCTTGAAGGTTATCATGCGATAAACGGTGATTTTCTAGGAATTTTTGAAATTCCGGGGATCAATCTTAAGGAATTGGTCGTCGAAGCCCCCGATAACGATTACTATATGCGCAAAGATCTCCAGGGGAATTACCGCCACGAGGGCATTCTGTTTTTTGATTACCGCTGCCTGCCGAACGATTTTTTCGGAGATAATTCGATCCTGTACGGTCACAATATCGGAAAGAGTAGATACAGCGATAAAATGTTCGGAAAACTGGTCAAGTACCGCGAAGGCGATACCTATCTGAAGGCAAACATTTTTAAATTCACTGCTTATAACGGTTATACATATTATTTCCAACTATTCACCGGTTATGACACCTCCCCATCTTCCAACGGTGATCCCTACTTCTGCGTCACACTCAACTTCAATCAGGACAAGACCTTTCATTTTACCGATATGCGCAGGTATCAGCAATTCACCGGATTTATCAAAGCGGCTTTCGAGCGCTCGGACTTTCAAACGCCGAATCTGGAAGTCGGCTTTTATGATAAAATCCTGACCTTGATTACCTGTGTCTATGACCAGGACAACTGGCGCTATACCCTTCAGGCCAAAATGATGCATACCGATGAAGTAGCCGCCTATTTAGCTGCACATCCGGAAATGGCGAAACCGGGTGAGATCATCGGAAATCCGGAACCTTTTTGA
- a CDS encoding AraC family transcriptional regulator encodes MQEQLSLRCEENAGHLSVLSGVPVRVFDTYNRVFIDQSTDERKKFFCSFCGNPKCNPENTHFYGCNEAYRWNGKYIYYCPIGLVFCASSVTDDSGKMLAGMIAGPVIMGEQRDSLAEIKALKTREAAQKLPVFTTQKVNALSSCLLASAVLSSGIAYGLAGSFVYEQEKQLNAIFSAHSDFLGEQETTYPIEYEKTLHRLIVEHDKSGAQALLNELLGFIYFSSNYDLDTIRERSVELVVLLSRSIIDAGADVKEIFLSNSGYIHEIEQFTSVEQLNVWLSVMLHRFINYTFDFTQVKHSDVVFKAMNYIKANYAGKITLDDIAKHVFLSRSYLSTVFKDDTGMSVTDYIKHIRIEKSKLFLLDNRIKLADIAALCGFEDQSYFTKVFRSEVGISPKKFRDSGGRIVNISSSSNAGAKL; translated from the coding sequence TTGCAAGAACAGCTTTCGTTGCGCTGTGAGGAGAATGCCGGGCATCTGTCTGTGTTGAGCGGTGTTCCGGTTCGGGTCTTCGACACTTATAACCGCGTTTTTATTGATCAAAGCACCGATGAGCGTAAAAAATTTTTTTGTTCGTTTTGCGGCAATCCGAAGTGTAATCCCGAAAATACCCATTTTTACGGATGCAACGAAGCCTACCGCTGGAACGGAAAGTACATTTATTATTGCCCGATCGGTTTGGTTTTCTGCGCCTCCTCCGTTACCGATGATTCCGGCAAAATGCTGGCCGGCATGATTGCAGGACCTGTAATTATGGGAGAGCAGCGTGACTCGCTTGCAGAGATAAAAGCCCTGAAAACCAGAGAAGCTGCTCAAAAATTGCCTGTGTTCACAACGCAGAAAGTCAATGCGCTCTCATCCTGCCTGTTGGCCAGCGCGGTTCTTTCTTCGGGAATTGCATATGGTCTTGCCGGAAGTTTCGTCTATGAACAGGAAAAGCAGCTCAATGCGATTTTCTCGGCGCACAGCGACTTTTTAGGAGAACAGGAAACCACTTACCCCATCGAGTATGAAAAGACCTTGCACCGTTTGATCGTAGAGCATGACAAAAGCGGCGCGCAGGCTCTATTAAACGAATTGCTCGGGTTTATTTATTTTTCCAGCAATTACGATCTCGATACCATCCGGGAGCGCTCGGTTGAACTGGTAGTTTTATTATCACGCTCTATCATCGATGCCGGTGCGGATGTAAAAGAAATTTTCCTGTCTAACAGCGGTTATATTCATGAAATCGAACAGTTTACCTCTGTGGAGCAATTGAATGTCTGGCTCAGCGTCATGCTGCACCGGTTTATCAATTACACCTTCGACTTTACGCAAGTTAAACACTCTGATGTGGTTTTCAAAGCCATGAATTATATTAAAGCTAATTATGCGGGAAAAATCACGCTGGACGATATCGCAAAGCATGTCTTTTTAAGCCGTTCCTATCTCAGTACAGTTTTCAAAGATGACACAGGGATGAGCGTGACTGATTATATCAAACACATCCGAATTGAAAAAAGCAAGTTGTTTTTACTTGACAACCGAATTAAGTTAGCCGACATTGCCGCGTTATGCGGTTTCGAGGACCAAAGCTATTTTACTAAGGTCTTTCGAAGCGAAGTGGGCATCTCCCCTAAAAAATTTCGTGACAGCGGCGGGCGTATCGTAAATATCAGCAGCAGCAGTAATGCCGGTGCCAAATTATAA